From Oenococcus sicerae, the proteins below share one genomic window:
- the sufC gene encoding Fe-S cluster assembly ATPase SufC, with the protein MATLEIKNLHVQAEGKKILKGVNLSLPAGEIHAIMGPNGTGKSTLSETIMGRSGYEVTEGDILLDGQSILNWSVDQRARQGLFLAMQYPQEIPGITNAEFMRAAMNARRPKAAAISVRDFLKKLDEKMSLLQIPADMAERYLNEGFSGGEKKRNEILQLLMLEPSFAILDEIDSGLDIDALTIVAQGVNSLRGPHFSSLIITHYQRLLDYIVPDVVHIMMAGRIVKTGGPELASQLEKTGYQGLRQQLGLAEEVTDD; encoded by the coding sequence ATGGCAACGCTGGAAATTAAGAATCTGCATGTTCAGGCAGAAGGAAAAAAAATATTAAAAGGCGTCAATTTATCGTTGCCGGCTGGCGAAATACACGCAATTATGGGTCCCAACGGTACTGGCAAATCGACGCTGTCCGAAACGATCATGGGTCGGTCAGGCTATGAGGTCACAGAAGGTGACATTCTGTTAGATGGTCAAAGTATTCTGAATTGGTCTGTAGATCAAAGAGCCCGACAGGGGCTTTTTTTAGCGATGCAGTATCCTCAAGAAATTCCTGGTATTACAAATGCGGAATTTATGCGAGCTGCAATGAATGCCAGACGTCCCAAAGCAGCAGCGATCAGCGTGCGCGATTTTTTAAAGAAATTAGACGAAAAAATGAGCTTGTTGCAAATTCCTGCTGATATGGCTGAACGCTATTTGAATGAAGGTTTTTCTGGCGGTGAAAAAAAACGCAATGAAATTCTGCAATTATTGATGTTGGAACCTAGTTTTGCCATTTTGGATGAAATCGATTCCGGCTTAGATATCGATGCTTTGACGATTGTTGCTCAAGGGGTCAATTCGCTCAGAGGTCCGCATTTTTCTTCTTTGATCATTACTCACTATCAGCGCCTGCTGGATTATATTGTGCCTGACGTTGTTCACATTATGATGGCTGGCCGCATCGTTAAGACTGGTGGACCTGAGCTAGCATCTCAATTAGAGAAAACCGGTTATCAAGGTCTTCGCCAGCAACTGGGCCTAGCTGAGGAAGTGACAGATGACTAG
- the nrdG gene encoding anaerobic ribonucleoside-triphosphate reductase activating protein: MSEEENKAIRVKHHQHRQRLPLDPKPQEWLAKDLSLDYVASYKPFNFVDGEGVRCSLYVSGCKFNCPGCYNKVAQSFHYGQPYTKDLEDQIIADLGQSYVQGLTLLGGEPFLNTHVCLQLIDRIHEEFGHTKDIWSWTGYKWDELQLESDDKKALLSKLDILIDGRFLEAEKDLTLQFRGSANQRIIDVQKSLKAGKVVIWDRLVR; encoded by the coding sequence ATGAGCGAAGAAGAAAATAAAGCGATCAGAGTTAAACATCATCAGCACCGTCAACGCTTGCCGCTAGATCCTAAACCACAGGAGTGGCTGGCTAAAGATTTAAGTCTTGATTACGTTGCTAGTTACAAGCCCTTTAATTTCGTTGATGGGGAAGGTGTTCGCTGCAGTTTATATGTTAGCGGCTGCAAATTCAATTGCCCTGGCTGCTATAACAAAGTTGCCCAAAGTTTTCATTATGGTCAGCCTTATACAAAAGATTTGGAAGATCAGATTATTGCTGATTTAGGCCAGTCCTACGTTCAGGGTCTGACTTTACTGGGCGGCGAGCCTTTTTTAAACACACATGTTTGTCTGCAGTTAATTGATCGAATTCATGAAGAGTTCGGCCACACGAAAGATATTTGGTCTTGGACCGGCTATAAATGGGATGAATTGCAGTTAGAGTCCGATGATAAAAAAGCCTTATTGAGTAAACTGGATATTTTAATAGATGGTCGTTTTTTAGAGGCCGAAAAAGATTTAACTTTGCAGTTTCGAGGAAGTGCTAATCAACGTATTATTGATGTTCAAAAATCTTTAAAAGCAGGAAAAGTCGTTATTTGGGATCGTTTAGTTCGATAG